The Deinococcus humi genome has a segment encoding these proteins:
- a CDS encoding phosphotransferase, with protein MAGHALSLTLNAAQAAAIIRRQFPLLAARSVQGLGEGSDHWAFEVDGQWVFRFPKHAGGGETLLSEARLLRWLAAHLPLPVSAPPFIGQPSPPFSEAFTGAAKLEGTAGLHCPTPDLAGVGRSLGRFLRILHAQDTAEAHRLGLGLDFDPTFADWQEDALADAAAIADAGHLPNAEEWRGVLGRPPAAPPQRFVVLHADLAAEHVLLGERGEITGILDWADAALGDPARDLAGLIGWGGRTMLDAALSEYGTADAGCIRRAVWYAACRAVADIAFGIERDRPAYVRAGQRALTLLQTEFAVELAVGR; from the coding sequence GTGGCTGGCCATGCGTTGAGCCTGACCCTGAACGCGGCGCAGGCTGCCGCAATCATTCGCCGACAGTTCCCGCTGCTGGCCGCCCGGTCCGTGCAGGGGCTGGGAGAGGGCAGCGACCACTGGGCCTTCGAGGTGGATGGGCAGTGGGTCTTCCGCTTCCCAAAACATGCTGGTGGAGGCGAGACGCTGCTGTCCGAGGCGCGGCTGCTGCGTTGGTTGGCCGCCCATCTGCCGCTGCCCGTGTCGGCGCCCCCCTTCATCGGCCAGCCGTCTCCACCGTTTTCCGAAGCTTTTACCGGGGCGGCGAAGCTAGAAGGGACGGCGGGGTTGCACTGCCCGACTCCCGATCTGGCAGGGGTCGGGCGTTCGCTGGGGCGCTTTCTCCGAATCCTGCACGCTCAGGACACAGCGGAGGCTCACAGGTTGGGCCTGGGGCTCGACTTCGATCCCACCTTCGCTGACTGGCAGGAAGACGCGCTGGCAGACGCCGCAGCCATCGCTGATGCGGGCCACCTTCCTAACGCAGAGGAGTGGCGCGGGGTGCTGGGCCGGCCCCCAGCTGCACCGCCCCAACGCTTCGTGGTGCTACATGCCGATCTGGCCGCAGAGCATGTGCTGCTGGGGGAACGCGGCGAGATCACCGGCATCCTCGACTGGGCCGACGCGGCACTGGGCGATCCGGCACGCGATCTGGCCGGGCTGATCGGCTGGGGCGGGCGGACCATGCTGGACGCGGCCCTCAGTGAATACGGAACGGCTGACGCTGGATGCATCCGCCGCGCCGTATGGTACGCCGCCTGCCGCGCGGTGGCCGATATCGCCTTTGGAATCGAGCGAGACAGGCCGGCGTACGTGCGGGCTGGACAGCGGGCGCTAACGCTGTTACAAACCGAATTCGCTGTCGAACTGGCCGTGGGCAGATGA
- a CDS encoding 3-hydroxyacyl-CoA dehydrogenase/enoyl-CoA hydratase family protein → MKIQQAAVIGAGVMGAAIAAQLANAGIPVMLLDIVLPDNPDRNFLAKQGVQRALKARPAAFMDKSRAALITPGNLEDDLAKIKNADWVLEAIIEKLDAKRSLWERVEKVAKKTAIISSNSSGIPMHLQIEGRGEAFQRRFVGAHFFNPPRYLHLLEVIPTPKTDPQVVETFSEFAETTLGKGVVIANDVPGFVANRIGVYGIIRAMQHMQQAGLTPAQVDQLTGPVLGRANSATFRTADLSGLDIIYHVANDLGKATPDDEDFSLTDSFRTLVEDKKWLGDKTGSGFYKKTKDEKGKTKILNLNLDTMEYEDQGKVKVAAVEAVKSKPLAERVRSLYTAEGKEGDFLRGVMNDGFWYAAKMAGNVSNRLQDIDNALKWGFGWEQGPFETMDTLGVQTVIANLEAEGRTLPPLLKAMKDSGREQFYAGDETVTPEGQPTKYEAPYFILTDLKKDASRVVKKRGGASVVDLGDGVLLVEWHAKMNALGEDQLRAVQDGHKLVQEMGYAGLVLGNQGENFSAGANLPMILSQAQADEWDELDDSIKQFQQVTTSLRFSPHPTVAAPFGLALGGGAEFTLHADHVVASAELYMGLVEVGVGLIPGGGGTKEMLLRYTDQLHPSQQVGITLLPAVQRAFELIGTAKTSTSALEARNLGFLRDTDTVAMNRNHIIMEAKRQVLALAPGYVQPTPRQDIPVMGDAAMAALKSALYGMHQGGYITDYDLVVSKELGRVLSGGTGNNRTAKVSEQHLLDLEREAFLTLLGKKGTQQRIDHMLKTGKPLRN, encoded by the coding sequence ATGAAGATTCAGCAAGCTGCCGTGATCGGCGCGGGTGTGATGGGCGCTGCCATCGCCGCGCAACTCGCCAACGCGGGTATTCCCGTGATGCTCCTCGACATTGTGTTGCCCGACAATCCGGACCGCAACTTCCTGGCGAAACAGGGCGTTCAGCGGGCCCTAAAAGCCCGCCCCGCTGCCTTTATGGATAAATCCCGCGCCGCGCTGATCACCCCCGGCAACTTGGAAGATGACCTGGCGAAAATCAAGAACGCCGACTGGGTGCTGGAAGCCATCATCGAGAAGCTGGACGCCAAGCGCAGCCTGTGGGAGCGCGTCGAGAAAGTGGCCAAGAAGACCGCCATCATCTCCAGCAACTCCTCGGGCATTCCCATGCACCTGCAGATCGAGGGCCGGGGCGAGGCCTTCCAGCGCCGTTTCGTGGGGGCGCACTTCTTCAATCCGCCGCGTTACCTCCACCTGTTGGAAGTCATCCCCACCCCCAAGACCGATCCCCAGGTCGTGGAAACGTTCAGCGAATTTGCCGAGACCACGCTGGGCAAGGGTGTAGTGATCGCCAACGACGTCCCGGGCTTCGTCGCCAACCGCATCGGCGTCTACGGCATCATCCGCGCCATGCAGCACATGCAGCAGGCTGGACTGACCCCCGCGCAGGTGGATCAGCTGACCGGGCCGGTGCTGGGCCGCGCCAATTCGGCCACCTTCCGCACCGCCGACCTCTCGGGTCTGGACATCATCTACCACGTCGCGAATGACCTCGGCAAAGCCACCCCCGATGATGAGGATTTCAGCCTGACCGATTCCTTCCGCACCCTAGTGGAAGACAAGAAGTGGCTGGGCGACAAGACCGGCAGCGGCTTCTACAAGAAGACGAAGGACGAGAAGGGCAAGACCAAAATTCTGAACCTCAATCTCGATACCATGGAGTACGAGGACCAGGGCAAGGTCAAGGTGGCCGCCGTGGAAGCGGTGAAGAGCAAGCCACTGGCCGAGCGCGTCAGGAGCCTGTACACCGCCGAGGGCAAGGAGGGCGACTTCCTGCGCGGCGTGATGAACGACGGCTTCTGGTACGCCGCCAAGATGGCCGGGAACGTGTCCAACCGCCTGCAGGACATCGACAACGCCCTGAAATGGGGCTTCGGCTGGGAGCAGGGACCGTTCGAGACGATGGACACCCTGGGCGTGCAGACCGTGATCGCCAACTTGGAAGCCGAGGGCCGCACGCTGCCGCCGCTGCTGAAGGCCATGAAGGACAGCGGACGCGAGCAGTTCTATGCGGGCGACGAGACCGTGACCCCCGAAGGTCAGCCCACGAAGTACGAAGCGCCGTACTTCATCCTCACGGACCTCAAGAAAGACGCGTCCAGGGTGGTCAAGAAGCGCGGCGGGGCCAGCGTCGTCGATCTGGGCGACGGCGTGCTGCTCGTCGAATGGCACGCCAAGATGAACGCGCTGGGCGAGGATCAGCTGCGCGCCGTGCAGGACGGCCATAAGCTGGTGCAGGAGATGGGTTACGCCGGGCTGGTGCTGGGCAACCAGGGCGAGAACTTCAGCGCCGGGGCCAATCTGCCGATGATCCTCTCGCAGGCGCAAGCCGACGAGTGGGACGAGCTGGACGACTCGATCAAACAGTTCCAGCAGGTCACGACGTCCCTGCGCTTCAGCCCGCACCCCACGGTGGCGGCGCCCTTCGGCCTGGCCCTGGGCGGCGGCGCGGAGTTCACGCTGCACGCCGATCACGTCGTCGCCAGCGCCGAACTGTACATGGGTCTGGTGGAGGTTGGTGTGGGTCTGATCCCCGGTGGCGGCGGCACCAAGGAAATGCTGCTGCGCTACACCGATCAACTGCACCCCAGCCAGCAGGTGGGAATCACGCTGCTCCCCGCCGTGCAGCGCGCCTTTGAGCTGATCGGCACCGCAAAAACGTCCACCAGCGCCCTGGAGGCCCGCAACCTGGGGTTCCTGCGCGACACCGATACGGTCGCCATGAACAGGAACCACATCATCATGGAAGCCAAGCGGCAGGTGCTGGCGCTGGCCCCCGGTTACGTGCAGCCCACGCCCCGTCAGGACATCCCCGTGATGGGTGACGCCGCCATGGCTGCCCTGAAGAGCGCGCTGTACGGCATGCACCAGGGCGGCTACATCACCGACTACGATCTGGTAGTCAGCAAGGAGCTGGGCCGGGTGCTCAGCGGCGGCACGGGCAACAACCGCACTGCCAAGGTCAGCGAGCAGCACCTGCTGGATCTGGAGCGCGAGGCCTTCCTGACCCTGCTGGGCAAGAAGGGCACGCAGCAGCGCATCGACCACATGCTCAAGACCGGTAAGCCGCTCAGGAACTGA